From Vibrio splendidus, a single genomic window includes:
- a CDS encoding ABC transporter ATP-binding protein/permease: MQNDVSSTLDSNQRQTQRSTQQAPEPKPEKKSLSILFELSKFIQPYKGRVLVALLALIFTASLTLSVGHGIRLLIDQGFSQQSLSDLGSAIQFIMVVVVLISIGTFFRFYLVSSVGERVSADIRLSVFNHVVTLHPSYFETNGSGDIMSRITTDTTLLQSIIGSSFSMAMRSALMCIGAIIMLFATNIKLTLIVLASVPFILIPILVYGRRVRALSRQSQDSMSDVGSYAGEAIEHIKTVQSYSREAQEKASFAVEVEKAYEIGRQRVKQRAILISGVIVIVFSAIAGMLWVGGSDVINGTMSAGDLAAFVFYAIMVASSLGTISEVMGELQRAAGATERLIEILQVESHIVAPVENPTPLDNVTPEVAFDDVTFCYPSRPDQPATSNLTLTAHEGKVLALVGPSGAGKTTLFELLQRFYDPQVGKVTLGGVELNQFDPNELRKQMALVPQQPALFSNDVFHNIRYGNPEATDEQVIEAAKKAHAHEFIQNLPEGYHSFLGERGVRLSGGQRQRIAIARAILKDPNILLLDEATSALDSESEHHVQQALEELMRGRTTIIIAHRLSTIKHADQIAVLDKGQLVDIGDHQSLINSCELYQRLVELQFKHLSS; the protein is encoded by the coding sequence ATGCAAAACGATGTCTCTTCTACGCTCGACTCGAACCAGCGACAGACTCAGCGATCGACTCAACAAGCGCCAGAGCCCAAGCCAGAGAAAAAAAGCCTCAGCATTTTATTTGAGCTAAGCAAATTCATTCAGCCTTATAAAGGTCGAGTGCTCGTCGCACTACTCGCCCTGATCTTTACGGCGAGCTTAACCCTTTCAGTCGGACACGGTATTCGTCTTCTTATCGACCAAGGTTTTAGCCAACAATCACTCTCAGATTTAGGCAGCGCAATTCAGTTCATCATGGTCGTGGTCGTATTGATCTCGATTGGTACTTTCTTCCGCTTCTATTTGGTTTCTTCTGTTGGGGAACGTGTAAGTGCGGACATTCGCTTGTCAGTTTTCAATCATGTCGTGACGCTGCATCCGAGTTACTTCGAAACCAATGGCAGTGGCGACATCATGTCGCGCATCACAACGGATACCACTCTGCTTCAAAGCATCATAGGTTCGTCGTTCTCTATGGCGATGCGCAGCGCGTTGATGTGTATTGGTGCAATCATCATGCTGTTTGCGACCAATATTAAGCTGACGTTGATTGTATTGGCGTCGGTGCCGTTTATCTTGATTCCAATTCTTGTGTACGGGCGTCGTGTAAGAGCCCTATCTCGTCAAAGCCAAGATTCTATGTCTGATGTAGGGTCTTACGCAGGTGAAGCGATTGAGCATATTAAAACGGTGCAAAGCTACAGCCGAGAAGCGCAAGAGAAAGCTTCATTCGCGGTAGAAGTGGAAAAGGCTTATGAGATTGGACGCCAGCGCGTTAAACAGCGCGCGATTCTTATTTCTGGTGTAATTGTTATCGTGTTCAGCGCGATTGCAGGCATGCTTTGGGTTGGCGGCAGTGATGTTATTAACGGCACTATGTCGGCGGGTGATCTGGCTGCATTTGTCTTCTATGCGATCATGGTTGCTTCATCACTAGGTACGATTTCTGAAGTGATGGGTGAATTGCAACGTGCGGCAGGTGCGACAGAACGATTAATTGAAATTCTACAAGTTGAAAGCCACATTGTTGCGCCTGTTGAAAACCCAACACCACTGGATAACGTGACACCAGAAGTTGCTTTTGATGATGTGACCTTCTGTTACCCATCAAGACCAGACCAGCCCGCAACAAGCAACCTCACGCTAACGGCTCATGAAGGTAAAGTGTTGGCATTGGTTGGCCCGTCAGGTGCAGGTAAAACCACCCTATTTGAACTGCTGCAACGTTTCTACGACCCACAAGTAGGTAAAGTAACATTAGGCGGTGTTGAACTGAATCAGTTTGATCCAAATGAGCTAAGAAAGCAGATGGCATTAGTTCCTCAGCAGCCTGCTCTGTTCAGTAACGATGTGTTCCATAACATCCGATACGGAAACCCAGAAGCAACGGACGAGCAAGTGATCGAAGCGGCGAAAAAAGCGCACGCGCACGAGTTCATTCAGAACTTGCCTGAAGGCTATCACAGCTTTCTTGGTGAACGTGGCGTGAGATTGTCTGGCGGACAAAGACAACGCATTGCCATCGCTCGTGCCATCCTAAAAGATCCGAATATTCTATTGTTAGATGAAGCAACCAGCGCACTAGACAGCGAAAGTGAGCATCACGTTCAACAAGCTTTAGAAGAGTTAATGCGTGGTAGAACGACGATCATTATCGCCCATCGATTATCAACAATTAAACACGCCGACCAGATTGCGGTGCTCGATAAAGGACAGCTAGTAGACATCGGCGACCACCAGTCTCTCATCAATAGCTGCGAATTGTACCAACGCCTAGTTGAACTGCAATTCAAACACCTGAGTAGCTAA
- the artP gene encoding arginine ABC transporter ATP-binding protein ArtP: MSIQVKSINKSYGDTQVLHDISFDCESGETLVLLGPSGAGKSSLLRVLNLLEIADNGELDIANEQFDFAGQIQEKQGLKLRRKVGMVFQQYNLWPHMTVMENLIEAPTKVAGLDKQEAIKQAQEVLKTLQLEDKADAWPLQLSGGQQQRVAIARALMMKPDVLLFDEPTAALDPEITNQVVSIIKELSGTGITQVVVTHEVDFAKKIASHVLYLEKGYIVEHGTSDSFVNPQTPEFAEYLTH; encoded by the coding sequence ATGAGTATTCAAGTAAAGAGCATCAACAAATCATACGGTGATACCCAAGTTCTTCATGACATCAGCTTCGACTGTGAGAGTGGCGAAACCTTGGTATTGCTTGGCCCAAGCGGCGCGGGCAAGAGTTCACTACTGCGTGTTTTGAACCTGCTAGAAATCGCGGACAACGGCGAATTAGACATTGCTAACGAGCAATTCGACTTTGCTGGTCAGATCCAAGAGAAGCAAGGGCTTAAACTGCGTCGTAAAGTCGGCATGGTGTTCCAGCAATACAACTTATGGCCACACATGACGGTGATGGAAAACTTGATTGAAGCACCAACGAAAGTTGCGGGTTTGGACAAGCAAGAGGCGATCAAGCAAGCTCAAGAAGTACTAAAGACACTTCAACTTGAAGATAAAGCTGACGCTTGGCCACTTCAACTGTCTGGCGGTCAACAACAGCGTGTTGCGATTGCACGTGCGCTGATGATGAAACCGGATGTGTTGTTGTTTGATGAGCCAACAGCGGCGCTTGATCCTGAGATCACCAACCAAGTCGTGAGCATTATTAAAGAATTGAGCGGAACGGGCATTACCCAAGTGGTCGTAACGCACGAAGTCGATTTCGCGAAGAAGATTGCTAGCCACGTTCTGTACCTAGAGAAAGGGTACATCGTTGAACACGGCACCAGCGATTCATTCGTTAATCCGCAGACACCTGAGTTTGCTGAATATTTGACTCATTAA
- a CDS encoding lysine/arginine/ornithine ABC transporter substrate-binding protein, giving the protein MKKILLASLIGLASFNAAAQEEIKFAMEATYAPFEYMDENNQIQGFDVDLANALCEELKATCTFHNQAFDSLIPALKFKRYDAAISAMDITEARLQQVNFSNAYYDNSAAFISFEGKVADQAALEGKRVGVQNGSTHQSFLLEQMTGVTAVPYSSYQDAFIDMKNGRIDSVFGDTAVVAEWFKKEDNLTYVGDQVTNQEYFGNGFGIAVNKSNQELVDQLNVALAAVKANGEYDKIFNKYFGK; this is encoded by the coding sequence ATGAAAAAGATTCTACTAGCTTCACTTATCGGCCTTGCTTCTTTCAACGCAGCGGCGCAAGAAGAAATCAAATTCGCAATGGAAGCAACTTACGCACCATTCGAATACATGGACGAGAACAATCAAATCCAAGGTTTTGACGTAGACCTAGCAAACGCACTTTGTGAAGAATTGAAAGCAACGTGTACTTTCCACAACCAAGCATTCGATAGCTTAATTCCTGCTCTTAAATTCAAACGTTACGATGCGGCTATCTCGGCAATGGACATCACTGAAGCGCGTCTTCAACAAGTGAACTTCTCTAACGCATATTACGACAACTCTGCAGCATTCATCTCTTTCGAAGGCAAAGTAGCAGACCAAGCAGCACTAGAAGGTAAGCGTGTTGGTGTTCAAAACGGTTCTACTCACCAGAGCTTCCTACTTGAGCAAATGACTGGCGTAACAGCGGTACCTTACTCAAGCTACCAAGATGCATTCATCGACATGAAAAACGGTCGTATCGATTCTGTGTTCGGTGACACAGCCGTTGTAGCAGAATGGTTCAAGAAAGAAGACAACCTAACGTACGTTGGCGACCAAGTAACAAACCAAGAGTACTTCGGTAACGGCTTTGGTATCGCAGTAAACAAGAGCAATCAAGAACTTGTAGACCAGCTTAACGTTGCACTTGCAGCAGTGAAAGCGAACGGCGAATACGACAAGATCTTCAACAAGTACTTCGGTAAGTAA
- the artQ gene encoding arginine ABC transporter permease ArtQ has protein sequence MELTGYSLGLVEASWMTVQLAFVSLLVGLVLAVLFASGEMSRRIAIKWPTTAFVTIVRGLPEILVVLFIYFGSTQVLFMITGDFIEVSPFLSGVVALSLIFASYASQTIRGALKAVSKGQREAASALGISQSRSFFRIVLPQAVRHALPGLTNQWLVLLKDTALVSLIGVTDLLKQAQLTSAATHEAFTWYATAAAIYLVITLITQRLVKVIDSKFSIQGLGNKGAMA, from the coding sequence ATGGAATTAACGGGTTACTCTTTAGGGCTCGTCGAAGCAAGCTGGATGACTGTTCAGCTTGCATTCGTAAGCCTATTGGTTGGATTGGTTCTAGCAGTTTTGTTTGCAAGTGGTGAGATGTCTCGTCGTATTGCAATCAAATGGCCAACGACTGCATTTGTGACGATTGTTCGTGGTTTACCAGAAATTCTGGTCGTACTGTTTATCTACTTTGGTTCGACACAAGTTCTGTTCATGATCACTGGCGACTTCATCGAAGTGAGCCCGTTCTTATCTGGTGTTGTTGCACTGTCACTTATCTTTGCTTCTTACGCTTCACAAACCATCCGTGGTGCTTTGAAAGCAGTTAGCAAAGGGCAGAGAGAAGCAGCAAGCGCGCTTGGTATCTCTCAATCACGTTCATTCTTTCGTATCGTGTTACCTCAAGCGGTAAGACACGCGCTACCTGGGTTAACCAACCAATGGTTAGTGTTACTGAAAGACACCGCATTAGTATCGCTAATTGGCGTAACGGATTTGCTGAAACAAGCACAACTAACATCAGCTGCAACGCACGAAGCATTCACTTGGTACGCGACAGCAGCAGCAATCTACTTGGTCATCACTTTAATCACACAAAGATTGGTAAAAGTGATTGATAGTAAGTTCTCTATTCAAGGTTTGGGTAACAAAGGGGCAATGGCATGA
- the artM gene encoding arginine ABC transporter permease ArtM: protein MNQQYLSQMLEGLATSLQLTGASLLVGCILSLLMTVTLILRLPVIHWFTRGLITLFTGTPLLVQIFLVYYGPGQFDWIRESFLWTWLSQPWFCAMLALALNTAAYSTLLFRGAFNAIPAGQWEACRALGMDKIATLKVLLPYALRRAVPAYSNEVILVFKGTSLASTITIMDLMGYAQRINGQTYDTLTVFGIAGAFYLAVNGVLTLIFRQVEKKALAFEAA from the coding sequence ATGAATCAACAATACCTCTCTCAAATGCTTGAAGGCTTAGCGACTAGCCTTCAACTCACAGGCGCTTCATTGCTGGTTGGTTGTATCTTATCGTTGTTAATGACAGTAACGCTGATCCTTAGATTACCAGTAATACATTGGTTCACTCGTGGCCTTATTACGCTGTTCACCGGCACACCATTATTGGTGCAAATCTTCTTGGTGTATTACGGCCCGGGTCAGTTCGATTGGATTCGTGAAAGCTTCCTATGGACTTGGTTAAGTCAACCTTGGTTCTGTGCGATGTTGGCATTGGCTTTGAACACGGCGGCATACAGCACGCTACTGTTTAGAGGCGCATTCAACGCGATACCTGCAGGGCAGTGGGAAGCATGTCGTGCACTTGGCATGGACAAAATCGCAACGCTTAAAGTGTTACTTCCATACGCACTACGCCGGGCCGTTCCTGCTTACTCGAACGAAGTGATTCTAGTCTTCAAAGGCACGTCACTGGCAAGCACCATCACCATCATGGATTTGATGGGCTACGCTCAGCGTATCAACGGCCAAACCTACGACACACTCACCGTGTTCGGTATTGCTGGCGCATTCTACTTAGCAGTGAACGGTGTACTAACGTTGATCTTCCGCCAAGTAGAGAAGAAAGCCCTCGCATTCGAAGCCGCGTAA
- a CDS encoding bleomycin resistance protein: MEEYWNPMVPELSVSNFEASLSFYVDVLGFSVRIKRENPDFVYLEQEQVQIMLEQITDSGWITGELVTPLGRGVNFQIELSDLDPLVERLKKANVRFFRDLKETWYDIGEKLSGEREFLIQDLDGYLLRFTQHLGEKAKPSE; the protein is encoded by the coding sequence ATGGAAGAATACTGGAATCCGATGGTTCCCGAATTATCAGTGAGTAATTTTGAAGCGTCGTTATCATTTTACGTCGATGTGCTTGGCTTCTCTGTACGTATTAAGCGAGAAAATCCTGATTTTGTATACCTTGAACAAGAACAGGTTCAGATAATGCTCGAACAAATCACGGATTCAGGGTGGATTACTGGTGAGTTAGTTACTCCATTAGGACGTGGAGTAAATTTTCAAATAGAGCTTTCAGACTTAGATCCGCTAGTTGAAAGACTGAAGAAAGCTAACGTACGTTTTTTTCGTGATTTAAAAGAAACATGGTATGACATTGGTGAAAAGCTATCAGGTGAACGAGAGTTTCTGATACAAGATCTAGATGGTTATTTACTAAGGTTTACCCAGCACCTTGGAGAGAAAGCGAAACCGTCAGAGTAG
- a CDS encoding DUF922 domain-containing protein, which translates to MKKIVLSICCLMASSQASADVKLDFTFEKKFEVYEVSGNSVEEIERPFNARPEFLVNEGFDGYTAWKYDFNTNDDTCEINEFKLEVTYTLPKFEMSKTSVESAEEFRLYLEKLYRHEQIHCALAVKSMHEIYLAFKGGQRGGCSSANDRVIELESDLVKSNALFDVYTSHGEIELAESPFGEKPYLKICEIPFAPMSPRI; encoded by the coding sequence ATGAAAAAAATAGTACTTTCAATATGTTGCTTAATGGCGTCCAGTCAGGCTAGTGCTGACGTTAAGCTAGACTTTACCTTCGAGAAAAAGTTTGAAGTGTATGAGGTTAGCGGGAATAGTGTTGAAGAAATTGAACGCCCATTTAACGCTAGACCTGAGTTTCTCGTAAATGAAGGCTTTGACGGGTACACCGCATGGAAATATGACTTCAATACTAATGATGATACTTGCGAAATTAATGAATTTAAGCTGGAAGTTACCTATACACTTCCGAAGTTCGAAATGTCTAAGACTTCAGTTGAATCGGCGGAGGAGTTTCGCCTATATCTAGAAAAGCTCTATCGGCATGAGCAGATTCATTGTGCTCTTGCAGTTAAGTCGATGCATGAAATTTATTTAGCCTTTAAAGGTGGGCAGCGCGGAGGGTGCAGTAGTGCTAATGATAGAGTCATTGAACTTGAAAGTGACTTAGTGAAAAGTAATGCTCTGTTTGACGTTTATACATCGCATGGAGAGATTGAATTAGCAGAGTCTCCTTTTGGTGAGAAGCCTTACTTAAAAATATGCGAAATACCTTTCGCGCCGATGTCACCACGCATATAA
- a CDS encoding acyl carrier protein, with protein MKYPKLVFCSVLAITYSNFAWANGCDAVDDKVLNAMAKAFDVRVDEIAIDGTFYDQNFDTDVLDLITVVVDMEEAIGVDLKDEDVVDPIVYFDEEEFEPKIKGKVTVREFQEIVQTACANSLG; from the coding sequence ATGAAATATCCCAAACTTGTGTTCTGTTCAGTGTTAGCAATCACGTATTCAAATTTCGCTTGGGCTAATGGCTGTGATGCAGTAGACGATAAAGTATTAAATGCAATGGCTAAGGCTTTCGATGTTCGTGTGGATGAAATTGCTATTGATGGTACATTTTATGATCAAAACTTTGATACTGATGTTTTAGATCTCATAACTGTAGTTGTTGATATGGAAGAGGCTATTGGAGTTGATCTTAAAGACGAAGATGTAGTTGACCCGATAGTTTATTTCGATGAAGAAGAGTTTGAGCCAAAAATTAAAGGCAAGGTAACGGTCCGAGAGTTTCAAGAGATTGTCCAAACAGCGTGTGCTAACTCTCTCGGCTAG
- a CDS encoding HAD-IA family hydrolase: MNRYSCNGFIFDVDATLVNTTLVINNIWKEWALQKGVEFSIVHPHVHGRKISETLELVGFQYANANEENVVKKIAIKAMESATEIDGALSFVKTIPKCSWAIATSGPRNVAETSLRASGFELPEIMICGEDVSIGKPHPEPFVLAAENLGLNAMSCVAFEDSPAGVKSAKEAGCFTVAILTSHKESELALADLIVNSFSDLAIENRNGSYELCW, from the coding sequence ATAAATAGATATTCATGCAATGGTTTTATATTTGATGTAGATGCAACTCTTGTAAACACCACACTGGTTATAAATAATATTTGGAAAGAGTGGGCATTGCAAAAAGGAGTTGAGTTTTCAATAGTACATCCACACGTTCACGGCAGAAAAATTAGCGAAACTTTAGAATTAGTAGGTTTTCAATATGCAAATGCGAATGAAGAAAACGTAGTTAAAAAAATCGCAATAAAAGCAATGGAATCAGCTACTGAAATTGATGGAGCACTGAGTTTTGTAAAAACCATACCTAAGTGTTCGTGGGCAATCGCAACGAGTGGTCCAAGAAATGTGGCTGAGACAAGTTTACGTGCATCCGGGTTTGAGTTACCTGAGATTATGATATGTGGTGAAGATGTTAGCATCGGTAAGCCACACCCAGAACCATTTGTGCTTGCCGCTGAAAATCTAGGTTTGAATGCGATGAGCTGTGTTGCCTTTGAAGATTCGCCAGCGGGTGTCAAATCGGCTAAAGAAGCAGGGTGTTTTACTGTTGCTATATTAACTAGTCATAAAGAATCTGAATTAGCTTTAGCTGATCTAATTGTTAATAGCTTTTCAGATCTGGCAATTGAAAACAGAAACGGTTCATATGAACTATGTTGGTGA